In one window of Haloterrigena salifodinae DNA:
- a CDS encoding DUF1059 domain-containing protein, producing MPYQFECSGDHCQFMIRSSSSDEVERLVRAHVRMTHNGRITKADIEREMDRVELA from the coding sequence ATGCCCTACCAGTTCGAGTGCTCGGGGGATCACTGCCAGTTCATGATCCGCTCGAGCAGCTCCGACGAGGTGGAGCGGTTAGTCCGAGCGCACGTTCGAATGACCCACAACGGACGGATCACGAAAGCCGATATCGAACGCGAAATGGATCGCGTCGA